In Toxoplasma gondii ME49 chromosome VIII, whole genome shotgun sequence, a single genomic region encodes these proteins:
- a CDS encoding acyltransferase domain-containing protein (encoded by transcript TGME49_270910), with amino-acid sequence MYTNRNEKRPIPLHRRPRMRNGSISCGAPQVVCPGSRSCETVRDKGCRCSPSFLRLQNKTRSDSPSCHTVKNPFLFLSLFPRHARAFISGSSACQEGVLRFGNIADPQPLAVRTAPPSNGLCAQFLVRSFLAMLFFLARLQLSESSILSPPSPVVSVQTLGVLPLSVFLLVSLPSSSPALSRPLIAEAVSLPFENGHFQPSAAALTRLSLWTPKTGPTASSSPSDFQYRPSPVPSALLSRQASVASHGDFSTLSEDASFSSSSVCSSPSPSCLSPAHICVKGRSTPALVKDANLLRRLRSSLSISPPLPFSVPDFSLSTSSAPSPPVRSPVAFVSPSASHSAAAFFTDLPRPRQTFSVSSTVWPSPSSPVALSLSPLSPLSHLRASASSEAPPAWLPYGLPERLPGSLGRSTSAEAFQKAKEYFQRLLEKGDLTPAWDERPTEQEGGGRTAAENASPRLTEQHRRVFSEFAEIYAREAVKSGLLTAQEYIDIFASIWQLAWKYAGYSFKPYHQALRSPFDFAEWSKKVWRPLVSLPMSKIVVPSPSASPAFASPLGRINERLAAGENVVFLSNHQTEPDPQVIKLVLDHLGETALANKMVFVAGHKVREDRLSTPFSLACNLLCVHSKKHLTHPELSAEEKHEKQCENLAAMAALQQLLEEGGSVIWVAPSGGRDRQDDNGVFSQPDPFDVKTVQMFRLLAKKIRHGSRGTLTHFYPMALFTALICPPPKQVEASLGEARSCAFSPVGVAVGESIADSDDQSHEEFARKAEAETKRLYKLITAHFE; translated from the exons ATGTACACGAACCGAAACGAAAAACGTCCAATCCCTCTTCACAGACGGCCCAGGATGAGAAACGGCAGTATCAGCTGCGGCGCACCGCAGGTGGTGTGCCCCGGCAGCAGATCTTGTGAGACGGTTCGAGATAAAGGCTGCCGctgctctccctctttcctgcgtctccaaAACAAGACTCGATCAGATTCTCCAAGTTGCCATACAGTGAAAAACCCatttctgttcctctctctttttcccaGACATGCACGCGCGTTCATCTCAGGGAGCTCCGCTTGTCAGGAGGGGGTCCTGCGTTTCGGCAACATAGCGGATCCACAGCCTCTTGCCGTACGTACAGCGCCGCCAAGTAATGGACTGTGTGCTCAGTTTCTtgttcgttcttttctcgccatgcttttctttctggcTCGTCTCCAACTCTCAGAGAGCTCgatcctctctcccccttctccgGTCGTCTCTGTCCAGACACTGGGAGTTCTCCCTTTGtcggtctttcttcttgtttcccttccttcttcgtcaccTGCCTTGTCTCGGCCTCTCATCGCGGAAGCCGTCTCCCTTCCCTTCGAGAACGGTCACTTCCAACCGAGTGCAGCGGCTCTcactcgcctgtctctctggaccCCGAAAACAGGTCCaacagcttcttcctcgccttctgacTTCCAATACAGGCCTTCCCCAGTTCCGTCTGCTCTCTTGTCTCGTCAAGCATCCGTCGCGTCTCACGGAGACTTCTCTACACTGTCTGAAgacgcttctttctcttcttcctctgtctgctcgtctccttccccttcgtgtctctcgcctgcccATATTTGTGTAAAGGGCCGCAGCACCCCAGCTCTGGTGAAAGACGCCAACCTCCTCCGCCGGCTCCGaagctctctctctatctcgcCACCGCTTCCCTTCTCCGTGCCAGACTTTTCTCTTTCTACAAGTTCTGCCCCATCGCCCCCCGTCCGGTCTCCTGTCGCATTTGTGTCCCCTTCGGCTTCTCACTCGGCAGCTGCCTTCTTCACAGATCTCCCTAGGCCTAGGCAgaccttctctgtctcttcgaccGTCTggccgtctccttcttctccggtcgcactttcgttgtctcctttgtctcctctctcgcatttgcgtgcttccgcgtcttccgaGGCTCCGCCGGCTTGGCTGCCGTATGGCCTGCCGGAGCGTCTCCCCGGGTCCCTGGGGAGAAGCACGAGTGCAGAGGCTTTCCAGAAAGCCAAGGAATACTTCCAACGCTTGCTGGAAAAAGGTGACCTGACTCCTGCCTGGGACGAAAGACCAACAGAGCAAGAGGGCGGCGGGCGCACAGCAGCAGAAAATGCCTCGCCACGCCTAACAGAACAACACAGACGCGTCTTTTCAGAATTTGCCGAAATCTACGCTCGAGAGGCTGTGAAATCAGGACTCTTGACGGCCCAGGAATACATCGATATTTTCGC AAGCATTTGGCAGCTGGCTTGGAAATACGCAGGTTACTCGTTCAAGCCCTACCACCAAGCGCTTCGGAGTCCATTCGATTTCGCAGAATGGTCCAAGAAGGTCTGGCGGCCGCTTGTGTCGTTGCCGATGAGCAAAATTGTCGTTCCCTCCCCCTCGGCTTCCCCAGccttcgcttcgcctctAGGCCGGATCAACGAGCGTCTTGCAGCTGGAGAGAatgtcgttttcctctcgaaTCACCAAACCGAGCCCGACCCTCAAGTCATTAAACTCGTCCTTGACCACCTCGGGGAGACTGCCCTCGCAAACAAAATGGTCTTTGTCGCGGGACACAA AGTGCGGGAAGACCGTCTGTcgacgcctttctccttgGCATGCAACCTGCTGTGTGTGCACTCCAAGAAGCACCTGACCCACCCAGAACTGtcagcggaggagaagcacgAGAAGCAGTGCGAAAACCTCGCGGCCATGGCAGCCCTTCAGCAGCTTCtggaagaaggcgggagTGTGATTTGGGTCGCCCCGAGCGGCGGCCGAGACCGGCAAGACGACAACGGTGTGTTCAGCCAACCGGATCCGTTCGACGTGAAGACCGTCCAGATGTTTAGATTGCTTGCGAAGAAAATTCGACACGGGTCCCGCGGAACGCTTACACACTTCTACCCCATGGCGCTGTTCACAGCGCTGATCTGTCCTCCTCCTAAGCAG GTGGAGGCATCTTTGGGAGAGGCACGATCGTGTGCTTTCAGTCCCGTTGGCGTTGCAGTGGGTGAATCGATCGCCGACAGCGACGATCAGAGCCACGAGGAATTTGCGCGGAAAGCCGAGGCTGAGACGAAGCGACTGTACAAACTGATCACTGCGCATTTCGAATAA